One genomic segment of Acinetobacter oleivorans DR1 includes these proteins:
- a CDS encoding acetyl-CoA C-acetyltransferase, translating into MSEAYIIDAIRTPRGKGKKDGSLYEVKPITLLTTLLNELQQRHQLDTSKVDDIVLGCVTPIGDQGGDIAKTAAIAAGWNDDVAGVQINRFCASGLEAVNMAAMKVRSGWEDLVVAGGVESMSRIPMGSDGGPWALDPETNLKSSFVPQGIGADLIATLDGYSREDVDNFAVKSQQKAAAAQSNGYFNHSVVPVKDHAGVVILDKDEFIKGNTTLEGLTKLNPSFEMMGQMGFDAVALQRYPEAQKINHVHHAGNSSGIVDGAAVVLLASEKAVKEQNLKPRAKVLATALVGTDPTIMLTGPAPAARKALEKAGLTIDDIDLFEVNEAFAAVVMRFINELNVPAEKVNVNGGAIALGHPLGATGAMILGTLLDELERQDKKRGLATLCVGGGMGIATIIERV; encoded by the coding sequence ATGAGCGAGGCTTATATTATTGATGCCATTCGCACCCCACGCGGAAAAGGAAAAAAAGACGGCTCTCTTTATGAAGTAAAACCAATTACCTTACTCACCACTTTATTAAATGAATTACAGCAGCGCCATCAACTCGATACATCGAAAGTCGACGACATTGTTTTGGGCTGCGTAACTCCTATTGGTGATCAAGGCGGTGACATTGCCAAAACCGCAGCGATTGCAGCTGGCTGGAATGATGATGTTGCTGGAGTTCAAATCAATCGTTTTTGTGCTTCAGGCTTAGAAGCAGTCAACATGGCAGCCATGAAAGTCCGTTCTGGTTGGGAGGATTTAGTGGTTGCTGGTGGCGTTGAATCAATGTCACGCATTCCAATGGGTTCCGATGGTGGACCATGGGCGCTAGACCCAGAAACAAACCTTAAATCATCATTTGTTCCACAAGGCATCGGCGCTGACCTCATTGCAACCTTAGATGGTTATAGTCGTGAAGATGTTGATAATTTCGCTGTGAAGTCACAACAAAAAGCAGCAGCAGCTCAATCAAATGGTTATTTCAATCACTCTGTCGTACCAGTAAAAGATCACGCAGGCGTGGTGATTTTAGATAAAGATGAGTTTATTAAAGGCAATACCACACTCGAAGGACTAACGAAGCTCAACCCAAGTTTTGAAATGATGGGGCAAATGGGTTTTGATGCAGTTGCTTTACAAAGATATCCAGAAGCACAAAAAATAAATCATGTTCATCACGCAGGTAACTCATCAGGCATTGTCGATGGAGCAGCTGTAGTTTTATTGGCTTCTGAAAAAGCAGTAAAAGAACAAAATTTAAAACCACGCGCTAAAGTTTTGGCGACTGCATTAGTCGGTACTGACCCAACCATCATGCTAACTGGCCCTGCGCCAGCCGCACGTAAAGCTTTAGAAAAAGCAGGACTCACGATTGATGATATTGACCTATTTGAAGTCAATGAAGCATTCGCGGCAGTTGTAATGCGTTTTATTAATGAGCTCAACGTCCCTGCTGAAAAAGTCAACGTAAATGGCGGTGCGATTGCTTTAGGCCATCCGTTAGGAGCAACAGGTGCCATGATTTTAGGCACACTACTTGATGAGCTTGAACGACAAGATAAAAAGCGCGGTTTAGCGACGCTCTGTGTTGGCGGTGGGATGGGTATTGCCACCATTATTGAACGCGTATAA
- a CDS encoding VOC family protein, with product MQLNHYLNFQGQAEQAFNFYKSVFGGEFAMLSRYGDMPPSEGVTLSEANKNLVLHVSLPINEYTVLMASDTNDQFCAPNSVFTQGNNHYIAINLEKDEQEKAKQLFDALSVNGQIEMPLEKTFWGALYGAFTDQFGIKWMVNCQLDT from the coding sequence ATGCAACTCAATCACTACCTCAATTTCCAAGGTCAGGCAGAGCAAGCCTTTAATTTTTATAAATCAGTTTTTGGTGGCGAGTTCGCCATGTTGAGTCGCTATGGTGATATGCCACCATCAGAAGGTGTGACATTATCTGAAGCGAACAAAAATCTGGTTCTTCACGTTTCTCTACCTATCAATGAATACACTGTACTTATGGCATCAGATACAAATGATCAATTCTGTGCGCCTAACAGTGTTTTTACCCAAGGCAATAATCACTACATCGCAATTAATCTTGAAAAGGACGAGCAAGAAAAAGCTAAACAACTTTTTGATGCGTTGTCTGTTAACGGTCAAATTGAAATGCCTCTAGAAAAAACGTTCTGGGGTGCATTATACGGAGCGTTTACCGATCAATTTGGTATAAAGTGGATGGTTAACTGCCAACTTGATACATAA
- a CDS encoding nitrite/sulfite reductase, whose amino-acid sequence MYLYTDFDQQLVNERVAQFRDQTERYLAGKLSEDEYRPLRLQNGLYVQRYAPMLRIAVPYGLMNSKQLRKVAEVSTAYDRGYAHVSTRQNIQLNWPALEDVPDILAELATVQMHAIQTSGNCIRNTTTDQYAGVVAGEIADPRPTCELIRQWSTFHPEFAFLPRKFKIAVSALEEKDRAATAFHDIGVYIVRNEAGEIGYKIMAGGGLGRTPIIGSVIREFLPREDLIAYLEAVLRVYNLHGRRDNKYKARIKILVKALTPEVFAQKVEAEFEHTRESLRIQPEILKKLDEEFIPFDYQDLADEDFTALFAEHPKFKQWFNINTHAHKVKGYRIVTISLKRAGIAPGDITTEEMNFIADLADKYTFGELRTTHEQNIALADVPQKDLFDVWQALEQQNMARAHIGFITDIISCPGGDFCSLANAKSIPIAEAITRRFDDLDKVYDLGHLDLNISGCMNACGHHHVGNIGILGVDKKGAEFYQITLGGNSDHDASIGDILGPSFAADAVPDVIEEVLNTYLDLRTEGERFVDTYRRVGIQPFKERAYA is encoded by the coding sequence ATGTATTTATATACCGATTTCGACCAGCAGCTGGTTAATGAACGAGTTGCTCAGTTCCGCGATCAGACTGAACGCTATTTAGCTGGCAAACTTTCTGAAGATGAATATCGTCCGTTACGTTTGCAAAATGGTTTATATGTGCAACGCTATGCGCCTATGCTGCGTATTGCTGTGCCGTATGGCTTAATGAATTCTAAGCAATTACGTAAAGTTGCTGAAGTTTCAACTGCTTATGACCGTGGTTATGCACACGTATCTACACGTCAAAACATCCAGTTGAACTGGCCTGCACTTGAAGATGTGCCAGATATTTTGGCTGAACTTGCAACTGTACAAATGCATGCTATTCAAACCAGTGGTAACTGTATTCGTAACACAACAACTGACCAATATGCAGGTGTAGTTGCTGGTGAAATTGCAGACCCACGTCCAACATGTGAATTGATTCGTCAGTGGAGTACATTCCACCCAGAATTTGCATTCTTGCCACGTAAGTTCAAAATCGCAGTTTCTGCGCTTGAAGAAAAAGATCGTGCGGCAACTGCATTCCACGATATTGGTGTTTACATCGTGCGTAATGAAGCGGGTGAAATCGGCTATAAAATTATGGCTGGTGGTGGTTTAGGCCGTACTCCAATCATTGGTAGCGTTATTCGTGAGTTTTTACCGCGTGAAGATTTAATTGCTTATTTAGAAGCGGTTCTACGTGTTTATAACTTGCATGGCCGTCGTGATAACAAATATAAAGCACGTATCAAAATTCTTGTTAAAGCATTAACTCCTGAAGTGTTTGCACAGAAAGTTGAAGCTGAATTTGAACATACACGTGAATCATTAAGAATTCAGCCAGAAATCTTGAAAAAATTGGATGAAGAGTTCATTCCATTTGACTATCAAGATTTGGCAGATGAAGACTTCACTGCTTTATTTGCTGAGCATCCAAAATTCAAGCAATGGTTCAATATCAACACGCATGCGCATAAAGTGAAGGGCTATCGTATTGTTACGATTTCTCTAAAACGTGCAGGTATTGCACCGGGTGATATAACCACCGAAGAAATGAACTTTATTGCAGACCTTGCTGATAAATATACTTTCGGTGAACTTCGCACAACTCATGAACAAAACATTGCTTTGGCAGATGTGCCTCAAAAAGATTTGTTCGATGTATGGCAAGCGCTTGAGCAACAAAATATGGCACGTGCACATATTGGTTTTATTACCGATATTATTAGTTGCCCGGGCGGTGATTTCTGTTCACTTGCAAATGCGAAATCAATTCCAATTGCTGAAGCAATTACACGTCGTTTTGATGACTTAGATAAAGTTTATGATCTTGGTCATTTAGATCTAAATATTTCTGGTTGTATGAATGCTTGTGGTCATCACCACGTAGGTAACATCGGTATTTTAGGTGTAGATAAGAAAGGCGCTGAATTCTACCAAATTACATTAGGTGGTAATTCTGACCATGATGCATCAATCGGTGACATCTTAGGACCATCATTTGCAGCAGATGCTGTGCCTGATGTAATTGAGGAAGTATTAAATACTTATCTTGATTTGCGTACTGAAGGTGAGCGTTTTGTTGATACATATCGCCGTGTAGGAATTCAACCATTTAAGGAGCGTGCATATGCTTAA
- a CDS encoding carbohydrate porin, which translates to MASCLSVLSITLFIQHAQAAAAFDPNSPWMLGDWNGQRTALQAQGYDFSFGYTGEYAGILDSKNTSTHGSAYTGQLALGTHFDLNKILGWQDTEAQITLTYRDGQSLSEHSPALAGHLSSVQEVWGREQTWRLTDLWIKKKFLDQKLDVKVGRFGEGEDFNSFDCDFQNLALCGSQVGNWVGDQWYNWPVSQWAMRVKYNLQPDLYTQVGVYEYNPENLDRGKGFNLSTDGSHGAIIPAEVVWSPKLGAQSMAGEYRLGYYYSTADAEEITNKAQTSHKQGVWVTAKQKLFQPADQTDRGLTGFVNLTFHDSDTNKIDNMQNVGLVYKGLLNQRPQDELALGVARIHINDDWNDVQNKEYDTEYNTELYYGIHATNWLTIRPNVQYVRHVGALKNGDNTWVGGIKFSTAF; encoded by the coding sequence ATGGCTTCCTGTTTATCCGTTTTATCAATTACTCTTTTCATACAGCACGCACAAGCTGCTGCTGCATTCGACCCAAATAGTCCGTGGATGTTGGGTGATTGGAACGGTCAACGCACCGCGTTACAAGCACAAGGTTATGATTTTTCTTTTGGATATACCGGCGAATACGCCGGTATTTTAGATTCAAAAAATACATCAACGCATGGTAGTGCTTATACGGGGCAACTTGCTTTAGGAACTCATTTTGATTTAAATAAAATTTTAGGGTGGCAAGATACTGAAGCTCAAATCACATTAACTTATCGTGATGGGCAATCGCTTTCTGAACATTCACCAGCTTTGGCGGGGCACTTAAGCTCGGTACAAGAAGTGTGGGGGCGTGAGCAAACTTGGCGTTTAACTGATTTGTGGATCAAGAAAAAATTTCTTGACCAGAAGTTAGACGTTAAAGTGGGTCGTTTTGGTGAAGGTGAAGACTTTAATAGTTTTGACTGTGATTTCCAGAACTTGGCGCTTTGTGGTTCGCAAGTGGGTAACTGGGTTGGTGATCAGTGGTATAACTGGCCTGTCAGCCAATGGGCAATGCGTGTTAAATATAACTTGCAACCCGATTTATATACCCAAGTTGGTGTCTATGAATATAACCCAGAAAATTTGGACCGAGGCAAAGGTTTTAACCTAAGTACTGATGGTTCACATGGGGCAATTATTCCTGCTGAAGTGGTTTGGTCACCTAAATTAGGTGCTCAAAGTATGGCTGGTGAATACCGTTTAGGGTATTACTACAGCACTGCTGATGCCGAAGAAATTACAAATAAGGCTCAAACATCTCATAAGCAAGGTGTGTGGGTAACTGCAAAACAAAAATTATTCCAGCCAGCTGATCAAACAGATCGTGGTTTGACTGGGTTTGTGAACCTGACGTTCCATGATTCTGATACCAACAAAATTGATAACATGCAAAATGTAGGCTTAGTCTATAAAGGTTTGCTCAATCAACGTCCTCAAGATGAATTGGCACTCGGTGTTGCGCGTATCCATATCAACGATGATTGGAACGATGTCCAAAATAAAGAATACGACACTGAATACAATACCGAGCTTTACTACGGTATTCATGCGACAAACTGGCTAACTATCCGTCCAAATGTGCAATATGTTCGTCATGTTGGTGCATTAAAAAATGGTGATAACACTTGGGTAGGCGGTATTAAATTCTCAACTGCATTCTAA
- a CDS encoding glucose/quinate/shikimate family membrane-bound PQQ-dependent dehydrogenase: protein MTQPTSRSGLTTFTVIIIGLLALFLLIGGIWLATLGGSIYYIITGVLLLIVAWQLYKCASTALWVYAALMLGTIIWGVWEVGTDFWALAPRLDILGILGLWLLVPAVTRGISNLGSSKVALSSTLAIAILLMVYSIFNDPQEINGEIKTPQPETAQAVPGVAESDWPAYGRTQAGVRYSPLKQINDQNVKDLKVAWTLRTGDLKTGNDSGETTNQVTPIKIGNNMFICTAHQQLISIDPATGKEKWRFDPKLKTDKSFQHLTCRGVMYYDANNTTEFATSLQSKKSDSTQCPRKVFVPVNDGRLVAVNAETGKACTDFGKNGEVNLQEFMPYAYPGGYNPTSPGIVTGSTVVIAGSVTDNYSNKEPSGVIRGYDVNTGKLLWVFDTGAADPNAMPGEGTNFVHNSPNAWAPLAYDAKLDIVYVPTGVGTPDIWGGDRTELKERYANSMLAINASTGKLVWNFQTTHHDLWDMDVPSQPSLADIKNKAGQTVPAIYVLTKTGNAFVLDRRNGQPIVPVTEKPVPQTVKRGPQTKGEHYSKTQPFSDLNLAPQDKLTDKDMWGATMLDQLMCRVSFKRLNYDGIYTPPSENGTLVFPGNLGVFEWGGMSVNPDRQVAVMNPIGLPFVSRLIPADPNRAQTAKGAGTEQGVQPMYGVPYGVEISAFLSPLGLPCKQPAWGYVAGVDLKTHEVVWKKRIGTIRDSLPNLFQLPAVKIGVPGLGGSISTAGNVMFVGATQDNYLRAFNVTNGKKLWEARLPAGGQATPMTYEINGKQYVVIMAGGHGSFGTKMGDYLVAYALPDNK from the coding sequence ATGACTCAACCTACTTCAAGATCAGGTTTAACGACTTTTACCGTAATTATTATTGGGTTATTAGCGTTATTCCTGTTAATTGGAGGTATTTGGCTCGCTACATTAGGCGGTTCAATTTACTATATTATTACTGGTGTATTACTCCTAATTGTTGCATGGCAACTCTATAAGTGCGCATCTACTGCATTGTGGGTGTACGCTGCTTTAATGCTAGGTACCATTATTTGGGGTGTCTGGGAAGTTGGAACAGACTTCTGGGCGCTTGCACCTCGTTTAGATATTTTAGGTATTCTTGGTTTATGGTTATTGGTTCCAGCCGTAACTCGTGGAATCAGCAACCTTGGATCAAGTAAAGTTGCCTTATCTTCAACTCTAGCAATTGCAATCTTGTTGATGGTCTATTCGATTTTCAACGATCCGCAAGAAATTAATGGTGAAATCAAGACACCTCAACCAGAAACTGCTCAAGCGGTACCAGGTGTAGCAGAGAGTGACTGGCCAGCGTATGGTCGTACTCAGGCAGGTGTACGTTATTCTCCGTTAAAACAGATTAATGATCAAAACGTAAAAGATTTGAAAGTTGCTTGGACTTTACGTACTGGCGATCTTAAAACGGGTAATGATTCTGGCGAAACAACCAATCAGGTTACACCGATTAAAATCGGTAATAACATGTTTATCTGTACTGCTCACCAGCAATTAATTTCAATTGATCCTGCGACAGGTAAAGAAAAATGGCGTTTTGATCCGAAGCTTAAAACGGATAAATCGTTCCAGCATTTAACTTGCCGTGGTGTGATGTACTACGATGCAAACAACACAACTGAGTTTGCAACGAGTCTTCAAAGCAAGAAATCTGACTCTACACAATGTCCGCGTAAAGTCTTTGTTCCTGTGAATGACGGCCGTTTAGTTGCGGTGAATGCTGAAACTGGTAAAGCATGTACTGACTTTGGTAAAAATGGTGAAGTGAACTTGCAAGAGTTTATGCCATATGCTTACCCAGGTGGCTACAACCCAACATCCCCTGGTATCGTGACTGGTTCAACAGTTGTTATTGCTGGTTCGGTAACCGATAACTACTCAAATAAAGAGCCGTCTGGTGTAATTCGTGGATACGATGTTAACACTGGTAAACTCCTTTGGGTATTTGATACTGGCGCAGCAGATCCAAATGCAATGCCGGGCGAAGGTACGAATTTCGTTCATAACTCACCAAATGCGTGGGCTCCTTTAGCATACGATGCCAAACTTGATATCGTTTATGTTCCAACAGGTGTAGGTACTCCAGATATCTGGGGGGGCGACCGTACCGAGTTGAAAGAGCGTTATGCAAACTCGATGTTAGCGATTAATGCTTCAACTGGTAAATTAGTGTGGAACTTCCAGACAACCCACCATGACTTATGGGATATGGACGTACCATCACAACCATCTTTAGCTGATATCAAAAACAAAGCTGGCCAAACTGTTCCTGCAATCTATGTATTGACTAAAACAGGTAATGCCTTTGTTCTTGATCGTCGTAATGGTCAACCAATTGTTCCTGTAACTGAGAAACCAGTTCCACAAACAGTTAAACGTGGACCACAAACTAAAGGCGAGCATTATTCAAAAACTCAGCCATTCTCTGACTTGAACTTAGCTCCACAAGATAAATTGACTGATAAAGATATGTGGGGTGCCACTATGCTTGATCAGCTCATGTGTCGTGTATCTTTCAAACGTCTAAATTACGATGGTATTTATACTCCACCATCTGAAAACGGTACTTTAGTTTTCCCTGGTAACTTAGGTGTATTTGAATGGGGCGGTATGTCAGTTAACCCTGACCGTCAGGTTGCTGTGATGAACCCGATTGGTTTGCCATTCGTCAGTCGTTTAATTCCTGCCGATCCAAACCGTGCACAAACTGCAAAAGGTGCGGGAACTGAGCAGGGCGTGCAACCGATGTACGGCGTACCTTATGGTGTTGAAATTAGTGCATTCTTATCTCCGCTTGGTTTACCTTGTAAACAACCAGCTTGGGGCTATGTAGCTGGCGTTGATTTGAAAACTCATGAAGTGGTATGGAAAAAACGTATTGGTACAATTCGTGACAGCTTACCGAACTTGTTCCAGTTACCAGCTGTGAAAATTGGTGTGCCTGGTTTAGGTGGTTCAATTTCTACTGCCGGTAATGTCATGTTTGTTGGTGCAACTCAAGATAATTATTTACGTGCGTTTAACGTTACTAATGGTAAGAAACTTTGGGAAGCGCGTTTACCAGCGGGTGGACAAGCAACACCAATGACTTATGAAATCAATGGTAAGCAATATGTTGTGATCATGGCTGGTGGTCATGGTTCATTTGGTACAAAAATGGGCGACTATTTAGTGGCCTATGCCTTACCAGATAACAAATAA
- a CDS encoding thiolase family protein encodes MTDIVIVNGARTAMGGFQGSLSGLTAPELGAVTIKEAIARAGLQPTDVEEVIMGCVLPAGLKQGPARQAMRKAGLPDSTGAVTINKLCGSGMKAVMQATDMIKAGSAEIVVAGGMESMTNAPYVLPKARAGYRMGHGEIKDHMFLDGLEDAETGRLMGSFAQDMANTRGYTREQMDDFAIRSLKRAQTAINEGYFKDEIVSVTVPSRKGDVIVDQDEQPLNAKIDKIPSLKPAFAKDGTITAANASSISDGASALVLTSSEVATQRGLQPLAKIIATASNSQHPSEFTIAPVGAIEKVLKKAGWNAQDVDLWEINEAFAMVTMCPIDDFKLDAEKVNINGGACALGHPVGSTGSRIILTLIHALKRTGGKKGVAALCIGGGEATAVAIELI; translated from the coding sequence ATGACTGATATCGTAATTGTTAATGGTGCTCGTACTGCCATGGGTGGTTTTCAAGGATCACTATCAGGACTTACAGCGCCTGAATTAGGTGCTGTAACGATTAAAGAAGCAATCGCACGAGCAGGTTTACAACCTACTGATGTCGAAGAAGTCATTATGGGTTGTGTTCTTCCTGCTGGCTTAAAACAAGGTCCTGCTCGTCAAGCAATGCGCAAAGCTGGCTTACCTGATTCCACAGGTGCTGTGACGATTAATAAGCTTTGTGGCTCTGGTATGAAAGCCGTGATGCAAGCAACCGACATGATTAAAGCAGGCAGTGCTGAAATTGTTGTTGCCGGCGGCATGGAGTCTATGACAAATGCACCTTATGTTTTACCAAAAGCACGTGCCGGCTATCGTATGGGCCATGGTGAAATTAAGGATCACATGTTTCTTGATGGACTTGAAGATGCTGAAACTGGTCGTCTAATGGGTTCTTTTGCTCAAGATATGGCAAATACTCGTGGCTATACACGCGAGCAAATGGATGACTTTGCAATCCGCTCTTTGAAACGTGCTCAAACAGCAATTAACGAAGGTTATTTCAAAGATGAAATAGTTTCGGTTACCGTGCCTAGTCGCAAAGGTGATGTCATTGTTGATCAAGATGAACAACCTTTAAATGCAAAGATCGACAAAATTCCTTCACTTAAACCAGCTTTTGCAAAAGACGGTACAATTACCGCAGCAAACGCAAGCTCTATTTCCGATGGCGCATCTGCATTAGTATTAACCTCAAGTGAGGTTGCTACTCAACGTGGTTTACAGCCACTGGCAAAAATTATTGCAACAGCTTCAAACTCTCAGCATCCTTCAGAATTTACAATTGCTCCTGTTGGCGCTATTGAAAAAGTTCTTAAAAAAGCGGGTTGGAATGCGCAAGATGTTGACCTGTGGGAAATTAACGAGGCTTTTGCCATGGTTACCATGTGCCCAATTGATGATTTCAAACTTGATGCTGAAAAAGTCAATATTAATGGTGGTGCTTGTGCATTAGGTCATCCAGTAGGTTCTACAGGTTCTCGTATTATTCTTACGCTGATTCATGCACTAAAACGTACTGGCGGTAAAAAAGGTGTTGCAGCACTTTGTATTGGCGGTGGTGAAGCAACAGCCGTTGCGATTGAACTTATTTAA
- a CDS encoding CaiB/BaiF CoA transferase family protein codes for MTTALNGLKVLDFSTLLPGPFATMYLADMGAEVIHIESPSRPDLIRIMPPYANGQATAHSYLNRNKQSIVLDLKDPASIELIKAKISEFDIVIEQFRPDVMRRLGLDYSTLAEINPRLIYCSITGYGQTGSYKDRAGHDINYLALAGIAGYSGRQDSGPPPLGIQVADIAGGSLHAVIAILAAVVERGRSGMGQYIDISMTDCVASLNSMAASATLAAQVEQAPEHGMLNGGIFYDYYMTQDGRYLSIGSLEPQFMSGLSIALDLPLLLQKGASLDTEDRKEVKQAIQEKIKSKTFKEWHEIFANIDVCVEPVLSLTESLNSPLAQQRGWIVDVPLQNNTADTEPQLACPIKFSRSKMRYSFIGQKLGEGQW; via the coding sequence ATGACGACAGCATTAAATGGACTTAAAGTTCTCGATTTCTCGACACTCTTACCCGGACCTTTTGCCACAATGTATTTAGCCGATATGGGCGCAGAAGTCATCCATATCGAATCTCCATCGCGTCCAGATTTAATTCGGATCATGCCGCCCTACGCAAATGGGCAAGCAACGGCACATAGTTATTTAAACCGAAATAAACAGTCAATTGTTCTTGATTTAAAAGATCCGGCAAGTATTGAATTAATTAAAGCCAAAATTTCCGAGTTTGATATTGTCATAGAGCAGTTTCGACCTGATGTCATGCGCCGTCTAGGATTAGATTACTCAACACTTGCCGAAATTAATCCGCGCTTAATCTACTGCTCAATTACAGGTTATGGACAAACAGGAAGCTATAAAGATAGAGCAGGTCATGACATTAACTATTTAGCTTTAGCCGGTATTGCTGGGTATAGTGGCCGACAAGACAGCGGTCCGCCACCACTCGGTATTCAAGTTGCAGATATTGCAGGTGGTTCACTTCATGCAGTGATTGCTATTTTAGCGGCGGTGGTTGAACGCGGGCGTAGTGGTATGGGGCAATATATTGATATTTCCATGACCGATTGTGTTGCTAGCTTAAATAGTATGGCTGCATCAGCCACACTTGCTGCACAAGTCGAACAGGCTCCAGAGCATGGAATGCTCAATGGTGGTATTTTCTATGACTACTATATGACCCAAGATGGTCGTTATCTTTCAATTGGTAGTCTTGAACCACAATTTATGTCAGGTTTATCCATAGCGCTTGATCTGCCCCTATTATTACAAAAGGGCGCTTCATTAGATACCGAAGATCGGAAAGAAGTTAAACAAGCCATTCAAGAAAAAATTAAAAGCAAAACATTTAAAGAGTGGCATGAAATTTTTGCAAACATTGATGTGTGTGTAGAACCTGTTTTAAGTCTCACGGAGTCATTAAACTCGCCCTTAGCACAACAACGTGGATGGATTGTGGATGTTCCTTTGCAGAATAATACAGCAGATACAGAACCACAGTTGGCTTGTCCAATTAAGTTTTCAAGATCAAAAATGAGATATTCCTTTATAGGTCAAAAACTTGGTGAAGGACAATGGTAA
- a CDS encoding DUF934 domain-containing protein: MLNTALPVLYKDGTIADNTYQIIAEDGVVPQGDVVVTTAQLDQLANVQGKKALYVTVNDSPEDHTFPLNELDAIFIEFAGFGDGRGYSFAALLRRQGFQGELRAIGDVFKDVLNYLKRSGFDSFVVKEGKDVQEAAAGLQDFTNPYQASTGVPEASYQTGAQ; this comes from the coding sequence ATGCTTAATACAGCTCTACCAGTGCTTTATAAAGATGGCACGATTGCAGATAATACTTATCAAATCATTGCTGAAGATGGTGTAGTTCCTCAAGGTGATGTTGTGGTAACAACAGCTCAACTAGACCAATTAGCTAATGTTCAAGGCAAAAAAGCTTTGTATGTAACTGTGAATGATTCACCTGAAGATCATACATTTCCATTAAATGAACTTGATGCAATCTTTATTGAATTTGCTGGCTTTGGTGATGGGCGTGGTTACTCATTTGCTGCACTATTACGTCGCCAAGGTTTCCAAGGTGAACTGCGAGCAATAGGTGATGTGTTTAAGGATGTTTTAAACTACTTAAAGCGTTCTGGTTTTGATAGCTTTGTCGTAAAAGAAGGCAAAGACGTACAAGAAGCTGCGGCAGGTTTGCAAGACTTTACCAATCCATATCAAGCTTCAACTGGTGTGCCAGAAGCGAGTTATCAAACAGGTGCTCAATAA
- a CDS encoding AraC family transcriptional regulator, whose protein sequence is MSRDTISIHFVNAALTGVKRLGMDVEMLLSHVGIEAELLRQPKARISPEQYTRFIKMLWMVTQDEHVGFDVQPRRLGTFAIMCQLIIHAKTLGQALELSSQFYKLFGDEWSVSLERDKHEARLVPLIPKTLDPDHFITESMLMIWHGLASWLIERRLPLERVHFSYPRPAHADEYDALFFAPVMQFDAPRTEITFAADYLDLPIRQDEKTLEEFLKAAPAQLLVKFKNTNSLTSRIREVLKSQIGEEMPTLNDVASMLYLSPQTLRRRLAAEGKSYQGVKDALRRDAAIHLLLNPELTLEDVAQQVGFSETSTFHRAFKKWTGVTPGLYRQLHGYH, encoded by the coding sequence ATGAGTCGCGATACGATTAGCATCCACTTCGTGAATGCGGCTTTGACAGGCGTAAAGCGCCTTGGCATGGATGTTGAAATGCTCCTTTCACATGTGGGCATTGAAGCGGAATTATTACGTCAACCTAAAGCTCGAATCTCACCAGAACAATACACTCGTTTTATAAAAATGTTGTGGATGGTCACACAGGATGAACACGTTGGATTTGACGTACAACCACGTCGTCTGGGCACTTTTGCCATTATGTGTCAGTTGATTATTCACGCAAAAACATTGGGCCAAGCCCTTGAACTGTCATCTCAATTTTACAAATTATTTGGCGATGAATGGTCTGTCAGCCTAGAGCGTGACAAGCATGAAGCACGTCTAGTCCCACTCATCCCAAAAACTTTAGATCCAGATCACTTCATTACCGAAAGTATGCTTATGATTTGGCATGGTCTAGCATCATGGCTCATTGAACGCCGTTTGCCATTAGAGCGTGTTCATTTTAGCTACCCACGTCCTGCACATGCAGATGAATATGATGCATTATTTTTTGCACCAGTCATGCAGTTTGATGCACCACGTACTGAAATAACTTTTGCGGCTGATTATCTTGATTTGCCAATCCGTCAAGATGAAAAAACGCTAGAAGAATTCTTAAAAGCAGCCCCTGCTCAACTTTTAGTAAAATTCAAAAATACCAACTCGCTAACTTCTCGTATTCGTGAAGTGCTAAAAAGCCAGATTGGTGAAGAAATGCCAACGCTTAATGACGTTGCATCAATGTTGTATTTATCTCCTCAAACCTTACGTCGTCGCTTGGCTGCCGAAGGTAAAAGCTATCAAGGCGTAAAAGATGCCTTACGTCGAGATGCTGCAATTCACTTGTTACTCAATCCTGAATTAACACTTGAAGATGTTGCTCAACAAGTTGGTTTTAGTGAAACGAGTACGTTCCACCGCGCATTTAAAAAATGGACGGGTGTAACCCCTGGCCTATATCGCCAGCTACACGGTTATCACTAA